The following proteins are co-located in the Toxotes jaculatrix isolate fToxJac2 chromosome 9, fToxJac2.pri, whole genome shotgun sequence genome:
- the rwdd2b gene encoding LOW QUALITY PROTEIN: RWD domain-containing protein 2B (The sequence of the model RefSeq protein was modified relative to this genomic sequence to represent the inferred CDS: substituted 1 base at 1 genomic stop codon) — MSYLEWAESQLAEIELLTSMFPTREELELTDQLALAELRDYVEGXASADTPPPSRPQFLIKQKVDTASMAMTDVILSCAYPSEYPSVLPEITVRCAVLSRAQQTQLHADLNAYLMENCQGEVCVLSAVDWVKDNLQLFINKSLSAAPAPKKESSSPRPEEVFSRLWIYSHHIYNKTKRKNILEWSKELGLSGFSMPGKPGIVCVEGPQSACEEFWSRVKVLTWKKIMIRHREDIPLDHQGEDSRTVESIDSLRKFTGFEEAMFDPHGNRGNHMDLGQLYQFLNEKGCCEVFQIYFGIEGR; from the exons ATGTCTTACTTGGAGTGGGCTGAGTCTCAGCTTGCGGAGATAGAGCTGCTGACCAGCATGTTTCCCACCCGGGAGGAGCTGGAGCTCACAGACCAGCTGGCACTAGCTGAGCTGAGGGACTATGTGGAGGGCTGAGCTTCAGCAgacacccctcctccctccagaCCACAGTTTCTCATCAAACAGAAGGTGGACACTGCGAGCATGGCGATG ACGGATGTCATTCTGTCTTGTGCTTATCCATCTGAATATCCCAGTGTATTACCAGAGATCACAGTCAG GTGTGCTGTTCTCAGCAGGgcacagcagacacagctccACGCAGATCTCAATGCATACCTTATGGAAAACTGCCAGGGGGAGGTATGTGTGCTCTCTGCTGTGGACTGGGTGAAAGAcaacctgcagctcttcattAATAAAAGCTTATCAGCAGCACCAGCTCCTAAGAAAGAGTCTTCTTCTCCACGGCCAGAGGAAGTGTTCAGCCGACTGTGGATCTACAGTCACCACATTTACaacaagacaaagaggaagaatatTTTGGAGTGGTCCAAGGAGCTGGGCCTGTCTGGATTTAGCATGCCAGGGAAGCCCGgtattgtgtgtgtggaaggcCCTCAGTCTGCCTGTGAGGAGTTCTGGTCCAG AGTGAAGGTTCTGACATGGAAGAAGATCATGATTCGACATAGAGAGGATATTCCCCTTGATCATCAGGGCGAGGACAGCAGGACTGTTGAAAGTATAGACTCTCTGCGCAAATTCACAGGCTTTGAAGAAGCAATGTTTGACCCCCATGGGAACAGAGGTAATCACATGGACCTTGGGCAGCTCTACCAGTTTTTAAATGAGAAAGGCTGTTGTGAGGTCTTTCAGATATATTTTGGCATTGAAGGGAGGTAG
- the usp16 gene encoding ubiquitin carboxyl-terminal hydrolase 16 translates to MGKKRGKDKSSREDDDIDLTGPSCRHIKKGTDQTLLKKLYGNSDWTSCQDCKHEENKENNSTTLPQDSEEEEETAAIWMCLKCGHRGCGRNTEDQHAIKHYETPRSDPHCLVVSMDNWSVWCYICDDEVQYSRTGHLAQLVANLKKQTSADPIKRPQKRVKEEDSLLEVEQKTETVKAEESNDKENKENRDHQKRSAKKESVGKSQKSSTTEDKGGVSVKGLSNLGNTCFFNAVIQNLSQTQLLRQTLNKVTEEKMSLNIKPDTSSDLEPVAVQLDEPGSLTLAMCHLLNEIQESKKGVVTPQELFTQVCKKAARFKGFQQQDSQELLRYLLDGMRAEEIKRVSSGITEALKQSRKNTDGEQLKTLVKEYEKNGFPKNFVDQVFGGEMTSTVMCQQCKTVSVVTEMFLDLSLPVSDEAYRKKNQKKGVQRTSESSQDGRNSPALTNGNDDIPTGAGSKYQQKKAKKQAKKQAKHQKRQQKFEGRVTLNSLTSPSCAENGQTNPSADANEGETADSETHEEAPLTEGNPAQVIAAEQAVKDLNTVQAEKEKEDDEDSVIDGESSATSSVSNRFTVLSEAQHSNDSILDDDKMSDMEQETEEDTQLVNEMEKVTLDDAFIADSDAVEQCVETEDEPLEGKEYTVVNQDPELAFHTLATRTAPEKQECSVQSCLFQFTEVETLTQNNSLLCVTCTKRQGNKDKASGSKKNIYTDALKQMLISSPPPVLTLHLKRFQQNGYSICKVNRHVQFPLVLDLAPFCAVKCKNVTEGDTQILYSLYGIVEHSGTMRSGHYTAYVKVRPEVPKPSSSGLAVEGDAEPPRGSWFHISDTSVQPVSESKVQSCQAYLLFYERIQ, encoded by the exons ATgggaaagaaaagggggaaggACAAGAGTTCCAGAGAGGATGATGACATTGACCTGACAG GTCCCTCCTGTAGACATATTAAAAAGGGAACAGACCAAACTCTTCTAAAGAAACTTTATGGGAATTCTGATTGGACTAGTTGCCAAGATTGTAAGcatgaagaaaataaagaaaataacagcaCCACCCTGCCACAGGActctgaagaggaagaagaaacagcagccATATGGATGTGCTTAAAATGTGGCCATAGA GGATGTGGACGAAACACTGAGGACCAACATGCTATCAAACACTATGAGACTCCTCGGTCCGATCCACATTGCCTGGTGGTCAGCATGGACAACTGGAGTGTGTG GTGTTACATATGTGATGATGAAGTCCAGTACTCGAGAACTGGACATTTGGCTCAGCTGGTGGCCAACCTAAAAAAGCAAACTTCTGCAGATCCCATAAAGAGACCACAGAAGA GAGTGAAAGAAGAAGACAGCTTGTTGGAAGTTGAGCAGAAGACAGAGACCGtaaaagcagaggaaagtaACGACaaggagaacaaagaaaacagggaCCATCAAAAGAGAAGTGCCAAGAAAGAGAGTGTTGGGAAATCACAGAAGTCCAGCACAACTGAAGACAAAGGTGGTGTTTCAGTAAAGGGGCTTAGCAACCTGGGAAACACATGTTTCTTCAATGCAGTCATTCAG AATCTCTCTCAAACACAGCTCTTAAGACAGACTCTCAACAAAGTGACAGAAGAGAAGATGAGTCTTAACATTAAACCTGATACCTCCTCAGATCTG GAGCCTGTTGCAGTGCAGTTAGATGAGCCCGGATCCCTGACTTTGGCTATGTGTCATCTACTCAATGAGATCCAGGAATCCAAGAAGGGTGTGGTAACACCACAGGAGTTATTTACACAAGTTTGTAAAAA GGCTGCCAGGTTCAAAGGATTTCAGCAGCAAGATAGCCAGGAGTTGCTGCGCTACCTTCTGGATGGGATGCGAGCTGAGGAGATCAAA AGAGTAAGCTCAGGGATCACGGAGGCATTGAAACAatccaggaaaaacacagatggaGAGCAGCTGAAAACTTTAGTTAAGG AGTACGAGAAAAATGGATTTCCAAAAAACTTTGTCGATCAAGTTTTTGGTGGGGAAATGACCAGCACTGTAATGTGTCAGCAGTGTAAGACG GTTTCCGTtgtcacagaaatgtttttggatctttctcttcctgtttcagATGAG GCATACAGAAAGAAGAACCAGAAAAAGGGAGTTCAGAGAACCAGCGAGTCCAGCCAGGATGGCAGAAACAGCCCAGCTTTGACCAATGGAAATGATGACATTCCCACTGGGGCCGGTAGCAAGTACCAGCAGAAGAAAGCCAAGAAGCAGGCAAAGAAGCAAGCAAAG CATCAAAAGAGGCAGCAGAAATTTGAGGGCAGAGTCACTTTGAACAGTCTCACATCTCCGAGCTGCGCAGAGAACGGACAGACGAATCCCTCTGCAGATGCAAATGAAGGGGAAACTGCTGACAGTGAGACACATGAAGAAGCCCCACTGACTGAAGGAAATCCTGCACAAGTCATTGCTGCTGAGCAGGCTGTGAAGGACCTCAACACTGTTCaggcagagaaggaaaaagaagatgatGAGGATTCAGTGATTGATGGCGAATCATCAGCTACGTCATCAGTCAGCAACcgttttactgttttatcagaGGCTCAACACTCAAATGACAGCATCTTAGATGATGACAAAATGTCTGACAtggaacaggaaacagaagaggaCACGCAGCTGGTGAATGAAATGGAGAAAGTAACCCTGGATGATGCCTTCATAGCGGACTCTGATGCTGTGGAACAATGCGTGGAAACTGAAGATGAGCCACTGGAGGGTAAAGAGTACACTGTAGTAAATCAGGACCCAGAGCTGGCCTTCCATACACTGGCCACCAGAACGGCCCCTGAGAAACAGGAGTGTTCAGTACAGTCATGCCTGTTTCAGTTCACAGAAGTGGAAACCCTCACACAGAACAACAGCCTGCTGTGTGTCACCTGCACTAAAAGGCAGGggaacaaagacaaagcaagCG GATCAAAGAAGAATATCTACACTGATGCCTTGAAGCAAATGCTGATCTCCTCTCCCCCACCAGTTCTTACCCTTCATTTGAAGAGATTTCAACAG aATGGATACAGTATTTGTAAGGTGAACAGACATGTCCAGTTCCCCCTGGTACTGGATCTGGCGCCTTTTTGTGCAGTCAAATGCAAG AACGTGACAGAGGGAGATACTCAGATTTTGTACAGTTTGTACGGTATCGTAGAGCACAGTGGAACAATGAGGTCAGGCCATTACACAGCCTATGTGAAAGTACGACCTGAGGTCCCCAAACCCTCATCCAGTGGACTTGCAGTAGAAG GTGATGCAGAGCCACCCAGAGGATCCTGGTTCCATATCAGTGACACAAGCGTTCAGCCTGTGAGCGAGAGTAAAGTCCAGAGTTGCCAAGCCTACCTCCTCTTCTATGAAAGGATCCAGTAA